The following proteins come from a genomic window of Cherax quadricarinatus isolate ZL_2023a unplaced genomic scaffold, ASM3850222v1 Contig2039, whole genome shotgun sequence:
- the LOC138851771 gene encoding cuticle protein 7-like — translation MFLSVVFFTILVVGAFARPDAPLNYQPTSNGPSYGAPTPGPAYRPPTPGPAYGTPTPGPAYRPPTPGPAYGAPTPGPAYGPPTPAPIYGVPISETPARYNFTWQVKDDSSGNDYGHQETRDGANTQGAYYVLLPDGRLERVTYTVNGDSGYVAQVTYEGHTTSQPYYTPTPAYEGHTTPQNYYSPTPAYG, via the exons atgtttctcagt GTTGTGTTTTTCACCATTCTTGTGGTGGGCGCCTTCGCCCGCCCTGATGCTCCTCTGAATTACCAACCGACATCTAATGGCCCGTCCTACGGAGCTCCAACACCAGGACCAGCATACCGCCCACCAACACCAGGACCAGCATACGGTACCCCAACACCAGGACCAGCATACCGCCCACCAACACCAGGACCAGCATACGGTGCCCCAACACCAGGACCAGCATACGGCCCACCAACACCCGCTCCCATATACGGTGTTCCCATTTCCGAG ACTCCAGCTCGGTACAACTTCACCTGGCAAGTGAAAGACGACTCGTCCGGCAACGACTACGGTCACCAGGAGACTCGTGATGGTGCCAACACCCAGGGTGCATACTATGTGCTGCTTCCTGACGGTCGTCTGGAGAGGGTGACGTACACTGTCAACGGTGACTCCGGCTACGTTGCCCAGGTGACCTATGAAGGTCACACCACATCCCAGCCCTACTATACACCAACTCCTGCCTACGAAGGTCACACTACACCCCAGAACTACTATTCTCCAACTCCTGCCTATGGCTAA